One part of the Acidimicrobiia bacterium genome encodes these proteins:
- a CDS encoding CoA transferase — MSGPLAGIRVLDLATVIAAPGAARYLADYGADVLKIERPGTGDATRGMGVPHPADGTSLYWKMVSRNKRCAVVDIKTAEGRATILRLVEEGHVLVENFRPGTLERLGLGPDVLLARNPSLVILRVTGFGQDGPYAHRAGFATIAEALSGFAALNGEPDGGPLLPPIALTDEITAIVGAFATMTALWSGVGQVVDVNLLESLFQCMGPLPGAYATSGYLQPRLGSGIPYSVPRGTWRCADGHWIAVSTSAESVAARVMALIGLGDRTDLQTFNGRIAARDEIDACLTAFCATRPRDEVLAAFDDAEAAAAAIHDMADIANDPHFAARQSIVTVDGVPMQGLVAHLSATPGHIRWPGRALGADEPQWALPPEPQETVSPGEPPRDPRSHP; from the coding sequence ATGAGCGGGCCCCTCGCGGGGATCCGCGTGCTCGACCTCGCCACGGTGATCGCCGCACCCGGCGCCGCCCGCTACCTCGCCGACTACGGCGCTGACGTACTCAAGATCGAACGCCCCGGCACCGGCGATGCCACCCGCGGCATGGGGGTACCGCACCCCGCCGATGGCACCTCGTTGTATTGGAAGATGGTGTCGCGCAACAAACGCTGCGCGGTGGTGGATATCAAAACGGCGGAAGGCCGGGCCACCATCCTGCGCCTGGTCGAAGAAGGCCATGTCTTGGTGGAAAACTTTCGGCCTGGCACGCTCGAACGACTCGGCCTCGGCCCCGACGTACTCCTCGCCCGCAACCCCTCCTTGGTGATCCTCCGAGTCACCGGATTTGGACAGGACGGCCCCTACGCCCACCGAGCCGGCTTCGCCACCATCGCCGAGGCCCTGTCGGGCTTCGCCGCCCTCAATGGGGAACCCGACGGTGGCCCCTTGCTGCCGCCCATCGCCCTCACCGACGAGATCACCGCCATCGTGGGCGCCTTTGCCACCATGACCGCGCTGTGGTCCGGGGTGGGCCAGGTGGTTGATGTGAATCTCCTGGAGTCGCTGTTCCAGTGCATGGGGCCCCTGCCGGGCGCCTATGCCACCTCGGGCTATCTGCAGCCCCGATTGGGCTCCGGTATCCCGTACTCAGTTCCACGCGGAACGTGGCGTTGTGCTGATGGACATTGGATAGCGGTGTCCACCTCGGCCGAGTCGGTGGCGGCGCGGGTCATGGCCCTCATCGGCTTGGGCGACCGCACCGATCTGCAGACCTTCAACGGACGAATTGCGGCACGTGACGAGATCGATGCGTGCCTGACCGCGTTCTGTGCCACCCGTCCCCGCGATGAGGTACTGGCCGCCTTCGACGATGCCGAGGCCGCCGCCGCCGCCATCCATGACATGGCCGACATCGCCAACGACCCACACTTCGCGGCGCGCCAATCTATTGTCACGGTCGACGGCGTACCCATGCAGGGCCTCGTGGCCCACCTCTCCGCCACCCCCGGTCACATCCGCTGGCCCGGTCGTGCCCTCGGGGCCGACGAACCGCAGTGGGCCCTTCCACCCGAACCCCAGGAAACGGTCAGCCCCGGTGAGCCACCGCGAGATCCACGATCTCACCCATGA